The segment CGTACTCCTGCTCGCAGGAATGCTGACTGCCCAGCAAACCACCGCCAAGATCTTTGGCACCGTGCAACTTGAAGACGGCTCATTGGTTCCCGGCGTCAACGTCGAGGCCACCAGCCCCAAGCTGGTCGGCAAGGCGACCGCCGTGACCGATGAAAACGGCGCCTTCAGGCTGGTCAACCTTACCCCTGGAACCTACAAAGTGGTCTTCACGCTGCAAGGTTTCCAGACCGTTATCCGCGACAACGTCTCGCTGAATGCAGAGCAGTCCCTCAACCTGAAGGTGGAGATCAAGCTCGGCAACATCGAGGAAGCCATCACCATCACCGGTCAGACGGCTTTGATCGACGTCAAGAGCACGGCCAAGGGCATGACCCTGACCAAGGAAATGTTCGACGTCCTACCCAAGGGCCGCAACTTTGACGGCCTGGTGGCGGTCATCCCCGGCGCCCTCAATGAGAACCTCGTCGGCGGCCTTTCCATCGACGGTTCGTCGGGCGGCGAGAACATGTTCTACGTCGACGGCCCGAACACCAACTCGGTGTTCGGCGGTCAGGGCGCGCAGAACGCCGCCTTCGACTTTGTCGACGAGGTCCAGATCAAGGCCTCGGGCTACCAGGCCGAGTTCGGCGGTTCGCTGGGCGGCGTCATCAACGTCGTGACGCGCTCGGGCGGCAACGAATTCCACGGCGACGTGGTCGGCTACTACTCGGGCAGCGCCATTCGCGGCAGGGAACGCAACGCGGTCATCAACGACCCGTCGATCACCACTCCCACCCTGCGCGACTTCAACTTCGAGGATCGCGGTCAGGCCCTGACCGATTCGCGCCTGGAAGGCGGCTTCGGCCTCGGCGGCTACGTCATCAAGGACAAGCTGTGGTTCTACATCAACGCCCTGCCGGTCTTCCGTTCCAACACCCAGCCGGCCATCTACCTGGTCCCCGCCGATGCGGCCCACCTCAAATCCACCCCCTTCACCGACCCCGCCGTTCTGAACATCTACAATTTCGACCAGACCAATAATGACCTGAACTTCCAGGCCAAGCTCTCGGCGCAGCCCTTCAAGAACATGCGCCTGTCGGTGAGCTTCGTCAACAACTACAATCTCTGGGAAGGCGGTCTGCCCAGCCGCAACGGCACCTCGGCCGACAGCTACGACTTCGCCGCCCTCGGCTACGGCACCCCCAACTACAGCATCAGCGGCAACATCGACTACACCCTGGGCAACAACTTCATGATCAGCGCCCGCGCCGGTTACTTCTTCCTGGGCACGACCAACAAGCTCGACCCCAGCCAGGCCAACACCAGCTTCGATCCCCAGTACTCCTTCACCCTCGGCAACACCACCGTCAGCGAAGTGCCCGCGGCCTTGCGCCGTCCCACCGGCTACCTGAGCATCTCCACCCAGGCTTTGATATATCCGTTTGAAGTGGACGAGGAGAGCAACCTCAGCGCCGGCACCGACTTCACCTACTTCATGAACCTGGCCGGCGAACACGCCTGGAAGGCGGGCCTCGCCTTCACCAGGGCCAACGTCAACAAGGCCAACATGCACAACGCGCCCACCATCATGTACTCCGGCTGGCGCGGCGCCCCTTCATACGCCTACACCCGCGTGAGCGCCGAAGTCCGTGGCGGCCCCCATTCGCGCGTCAACTTGGATTTCCCGCACACCGGCCAGTACGGCGAGTTCGGCAACGTCAGCTCCAACCGCTTGGCCATCTACCTGCAGGACAGCTGGACCATCGCCAACAAGCTGACCTTGAACTTCGGCGTGCGCCTGGAGCAGGAGAACGTGCCCAGCTTTAACGATGATCCGGCCTACGAGGAATACTGGAACCGCGACGTCGTCAAGTGGGGCCTGCTCGACAAGATCTCCCCGCGCTTCGGCTTCGTTTATGACGTGCTGGGCGATTCCAGCCTCAAGGTCTACGGTTCCTACGGCGTGTACAACGACACCATGGAACTCGACATGGCCCTCGGTTCATTCGGCGGCATGCGCTGGATCTCCGACTACTATTACATCTACGATTTTTCCAAGATCTTCGAGTTCGGCAAGCTCAAGGCCGACGGCACCCGCGACTACTCCGCCGGCACCTACCGCAGCTCCACCAACTACCGCTCCCAGTACTGGTCATACCTCGATCCCGATCTGAAGCCCATGGCCCAGAGCGAACTGACCTTCGGTATCGAAAAGAAACTGAGCGACGACCTGTCGTTGTCGGCCCGCGGCACCTGGCGCAAGCTGATCCGCACCATCGACGACGTCGGCCTCCAGGTTCCCAACGCTGCCGGCGACGGTTTCGACGAAATGTACAAGATCACCAACCCGGGCTACGGCTTCTCCCGCCCGATCTCCCAGGGCGGTCTCATGAGCGACGATTTCTGGCCCTGCCCGAAAGCCGTTCGCGACTATAAAGCCCTGAACATTTCTCTGGAAAAGAGAATGAGCAACAACTGGATGGGCGGCCTCAACCTGACCCTCAGCCGCCTGTTCGGCAACTACACCGGCATCGTCAGCGGTGACGAGGCCATCGCCGGCACCATGGGTACCGGCCGCCCCGACGGCAACGTGACCCGTTACTTCGACATCTGGTGGATGCCTTACACCTCCAGCGGCAAGGAAGAGCTGGCGAACGGCCCCCTGCCCACCGACCGTCCGCTCGTCGTCAAGGCCTACGGTTCCTACGTCTTCCCATTCGGCGTGACCGTTGGCGGCGTCTTCGACTGGATGATGGGCACGCCCAGATCGACCGAGTTCTTCATCGACTCGGCCGCCGGTTACTATCCTCTGGGCCGCAACGACATGGGCCGCACCCCGGCCCTGTGGTTCCTCAACCTGTACGCCGAATACAACCTCAAGCTCGGCAAGAACACCCTGCAGTTCAGCGTCAACGTGGACAACGTGACCAACAACGACACCGGCATCTACTACTACAACTGCATCAACAACCGCAGCGTCTACACCTACTGGAACCAAGCCGCCTCGCGCAGCAGCGCCCTTGCCAAAGACTATGATGGTAACGGTATCATCTCTGTGGCTGACACCATCGCCACCATCAAGAACGGCTATGACCTGTTCGCCATGGAAGGCACCTGGCCGCAAGCCAACAACAAGTGGACCCGCGATCCCCGCTACGGCAAAGCCGTCCTCTTCCAGCTTCCCATCACTGCCCGTTTGGGAGTCAAGTTCATCTTCTAATTGCAGCTGCGTAAACTGAAGCTCTAGGTACAACAAACCGTACCTAACATACAGCCCGCCCCGGGCCGTCCCGGGGCGGGTTTTTTTTTAGGTCTTTTTTCGCCCGCTTTTCCCCCCGTGAAATTCAATAAAGTGATTTTCCCGGTATTTATTGAAAAAAACACAAAGACTTTTTGATTTTCTCCTCAAGCGGCAGGGATCACGACTGCCGGTAACGCCATTTTATTAAACCGGCAAATAGCCGCAAAGCCTCTTCCGTAAATGGTTTCGGGCCTGCACCATCCGTCCGCCTCCCGGTTTGGACGATCCCGCTTCACTTTGGCACGAATATTGCAGCGCTTATGGTGTTTTGTCTAATTAAAAAAAGGAGGACAAACAAATGAAATCTGTCAGATGCTTCGCCCTGCTGGCGATCAGCGTGCTCCTGTTCGCGGGAGCGTTGAGCGCCCAGCAGACGACCGCCAAGATCTTTGGCGTCGTGCAGCTTGAAGACGGTTCATTGGTTCCCGGCGTCAACGTCGAAGCCACCAGCCCCAAGCTGGTCGGAAAAGCCGTGACGGTTACCGATGAAAACGGCTCCTTCAGGCTGGTCAACCTTTCTCCCGGCACCTACAAGGTGATCTTTACCCTGCAAGGCTTCCAGACCGTTATCCGCGACAACGTGTCGCTGGTAGCGGAGCAGACCCTCAACCTGAAGGTGGAGATCAAGCTCGGCAACCTCGAAGAGGCCATCACCATCACCGGTCAGACGGCCTTGATCGACGTCAAGAGCACCTCCAAGGGCATGACCCTGACCAAGGAAATGTTCGACGTCCTGCCCAAGGGCCGCAACTTTGACGGCCTGGTGGCGGTCATTCCCGGCGCGGTCAACGAGAACATGCTCGGCGGTCTCTCGATCGACGGTTCGTCGGGCGGCGAGAACATGTTCTACATGGACGGCCAGAACACCAATAGCGTGTTCGGCGGCCAAAACGCCCAGCAGGCGGCCTTCGACTTCGTCGACGAGGTCCAGGTCAAGGCGTCGGGCTACCAGGCCGAGTTCGGCGGTTCGCTGGGCGGCGTGATCAACGTCGTGACGCGCTCGGGCGGCAACGAATTCCACGGCGACGTGGTGGGCTACTATTCGGGCAGCGCCCTGCGCGGTGCCGAACGCGACACCACCATCCTCGATCCCAAGATCAGCGCTCCTACCATGCGCGTCTTCAACTATGAGGACCGCGGCCAGGCCTTGACCGATTCGCGCCTGGAAGGCGGCTTCGGCATCGGCGGCTACATCGTCAAGGACAAGCTGTGGTTCTACGTCAACGCCCTGCCGGTCTTCCGCAACAATAAGCAGCCGGCCATCTACCTCTATCCCGCCAACGCGGCCCACGCGGCATCCGACCCCTTTGCCCCCACCCCGGTGATCAACACCTACAGCTTCACTTCGAACACCAACGACCTGAACTTCCAGGCCAAGCTCTCCGCGCAGCCTTTCAAGAACCTGCGCTTCTCGTTGAGCTTCATCAACAACTACAATTATTTCGAGGGCGCCCTGCCCAGCCGCAACGGCCAGTCGTCAGACAGCTACGCCTTCGGCGACCTCGGCTACGGCTTCCCCAACTGGAGCACCAGCGCCAACATCGACTACACGCTGGGTAACAACTTCATGATCAGCGCCCGCGCCGGCTATTTCTTCCTCGGCACCAACAACAACCTCGCCGACTCCTCGCTCAACGTCAATGGCGATCCGATCTACCAGATGGTCGTCGGCAACGGCAGCATCACCGCCGTCCCGGCCGCCATGCGCCACGGCACCGGCTGGACCAGCCAGTCGTTCCAGGCTATGACCGCGCCCTTCGAGGTCGACGAGCAGTTCAATCTCAGCGCCGGCACCGACGTAACCTACTTCCTCAACCTGGCCGGCGAACACGCCTGGAAAGCGGGCTTCTCCTTCACCCGCGCCGGGGTAAACCGCAATCAGATGTTCAACGCCCCCTACGTCCGCTTCTCCGGCTGGCGCGACAAGACAGCGACGACCACCTTCCGCGTCACCGTTGACGTGCGCGGCGGCGTGGTCGGCCAACCCGGCGGCTCGCGCACCAACCCCTTCTTCTCCAACACCGGACAATACGGCGCTTTCGGCGACGTCAAGAGCAACCGCATGGCCGTCTACTTGCAGGACAGCTGGACCATCGCCAACAAGCTGACTCTCAACTTCGGCGTCCGCCTCGAAAAGGAAAACGTCCCCAGCTTTAACGACGACCCGGCCTGGTCCCAGTACATCGGCGCCGACGTCATCAAATGGGGCTTCTTCGACAAGATCTCGCCGCGCCTCGGCTTCGTCTACGACGTGATGGGCGATTCCAGCTTCAAGATCTTCGGTTCCTACGGCATCTACAACGACACCATGGAACTCGACATGGCCCAGGGCTCGTTCGGCGGCTTCCGCTGGATCCGCAGCCTCTACTATCTCAGTGATCCCACCCGCCTTTACGACATCGGCAAAGTGAAGGCCGACGGCACCCGCGACTGGTCGATGCTCACCTTCCGCGCCTTCACCGACTACCGCGCCCAGTACTGGGACGGCCTCGATCCCGACATCAAGCCGATGGCGCAGAGCGAAATGTCCCTCGGCATCGAAAAGAAAATCAGCGACGACCTCTCCTTCTCAGCCCGCGGCACCTGGCGCCAGCTGATCCGCACCATCGACGACGTGGGCATCGTTGTCCCCTTCGAGGGCGGCTACAACGAAGTCTACAACATCACCAACCCCGGCTATGGCCTGTCGCGGCCGATCTCCCAGGGCGGCAATATGCCCGACGATTACTGGCCCACTCCCAAAGCCCAGAGAGACTACAAAGCCCTGAACCTGGCGCTGGACAAGCGCATGAGCAACAACTGGATGGGCGGCGTCAACTTGACCCTTAGCCGCCTGTTCGGCAACTACACCGGCAGCGTCAGCGCCGACGAGGCCATCGCCGGTGGCGGCAACGGCCGCACCGACGCCAACGTGACCCGCTACTTCGACTTCTGGTGGATCGGCTACAAATCCAACGGCAAAGAGGAAACTTCCAACGGACTGCTGCCCACCGACCGTCCCATCGTGGCCAAGGCCTACGGCTCCTACGCCTTCCCCTTCGGCCTGACCCTTGGCGGCGTCTTCAACTACATGAGCGGCACGCCCAGGACGACCGAGTTCTACATCGACACGGCCGCCGGCTATTACCCGCTGGGCCGCAACGACCTGGGCCGCACCCCGAGCCTCTGGTTCGTGAACGCCTACGCCGAATACAACCTCAAACTCGGCAAGAACACCCTGCAGTTCAGCATCAATATCGACAACGCCACCAACAACGACGCCGCCACCTGGTACTACACCACCATCAACGACCGCGGCCAGAACTTCAACTTCGAATTCCCCGGCGTGAGCAACATCACCGGCGGGGACGGCAATGGCGCCGCCACCGTTGCCTTCATCAAGGCCGGTTACGACCTGTTCGCCTTTGAAACCAGCACCTATCCGCAGGGCACCGACAAGTGGCTCCGCGACCCGCGCTACAACAAGCCCATCCTCTATCAACTGCCCATCACCGCTCGCTTGGGCGTCAAGTTCATCTTCTAATTGCAGTAGCTGCACCTGAAACCAAAGGCGCGGCAGCGAGCCGCGCCTGACATAGAGCCCGCCCCGGGCCGCCCCGGGGCGGGCTTTTTTTTACCGCGCCTGTGGTAGAATGGAAGCAAGATGAAAAAAAAGCTTGTTCGTTATTTGCTGCCGGCCCTGCTGATTGTCGTTGCGGCCGTTTTTTCCCTGCTCCGTTTTTATCATAAAACCGGCAAACCCCCGCTCAACCTGCTGCTGATCACCCTGGACACCACCCGCGCCGACCGCCTCGGCTGCTACGGCGACAAGCAGGCGGTGACGCCGGTACTCGACGCGCTGGCCCTTAGCGGCATCCTTTTCGAAAACTGTCAATCGCCGGTGCCCCTGACCCTTCCGGCCCATTGTTCGCTCTTTACCGGGCGCTGGCCCATCGGACACGGCGTGCGCAACAACGGTTCATATAAATTGAATGAAGCGGAAAAGACCTTGGCTGAAGAACTCGAAGCGGCCGGATACGACACCGTTGCCATCGTCGCCGCCTACGTGTTGAAAAGCAAGTTCGGCCTGGCCCAGGGTTTCAATCTCTACGACGACCGCTTCGCCTACGAAGAAAAAGCGGGCAACATCGACGCCGAGATCCCCGCCGACCGCGTCTACGACAAATTCAGGATTTGGCTTGGACTCGGGCACAAGAAGCCGTTCTTTCTCTGGGTCCATTTCTATGACGCGCACAAGCCCTATGCCCCGCCCCCGGCCTATTTGCCGGCGGCCGGCGGCGACGCCTACCGCGGCGAGGTGGCCTATGTCGATTCCTATATCGGCCGCATGATCGTTGACCTGAAGGAACATCGGTTGTTCGAGCGCACGCTGATCGTGGTCGTCGGCGACCACGGCGAGGCCTTCGGCGAGCACGGCGAAAAGGGCCACGGCATCTTCTGCTACGACGAAAGCCTGAGGGTGCCGCTGATCCTGGCCAACCCGTTCTTAATCAAAAAGCCGGCCCGGGTCGTTCGCCCGGCCAGCCTGGTCGATGTCGTGCCGACCGTGCTGGAAATGCTTGGCGTCGCTGCCGCCGAAACGTGGCAGGGGAAAAGCCAAGTTGCGGCCATGGCCGCCGGCGTTAAGGAAGACTCGCGTCCCCTGTATTTCGAAAGCATGTACGGCCGGGAATTGAAAAACTGGGCGCCGCTAACCGGCTTGATCAAGGGCGGTTTCAAGTACATCTCCCTGCCCCAAGCCGAATTGTACGACCTCAAGAACGATCCGGCCGAAAAGGACAATCTTTTTTTCAAGAAGAACATCCTGTCGCGGCAAATGGACCGCGAGCTGGCCGCCTTCATCAGCGAGCGCTGGGCCGCGGGCAAGCCGAGCGCGCCAACGGCGCTGAGCGCCGAGGACAAGGCGAAGCTCGCGGCCCTGGGCTATGTTTCCGGCTTCGCCCCGGCCGGCATCTCCGCCGCCGGGGTCGATCCCAAGACCGGCATCGGCTACGAAGCGCGTTTCAGCGATATGTCGGCCGCTCTCGACCGCGGCGAGACGGCCCGGGTGGAAGCCGAGGCCTTGCGCCTGCGCGACGAAACCGCCGGGCTGAAGCTTTCCCTGGCTTACCTCATGCTGGATTATGTCTACAAGCGGACGCGGCAATGGGACAAGCTTGAAGCCAATTTGCG is part of the Candidatus Aminicenantes bacterium genome and harbors:
- a CDS encoding TonB-dependent receptor — encoded protein: VLLLAGMLTAQQTTAKIFGTVQLEDGSLVPGVNVEATSPKLVGKATAVTDENGAFRLVNLTPGTYKVVFTLQGFQTVIRDNVSLNAEQSLNLKVEIKLGNIEEAITITGQTALIDVKSTAKGMTLTKEMFDVLPKGRNFDGLVAVIPGALNENLVGGLSIDGSSGGENMFYVDGPNTNSVFGGQGAQNAAFDFVDEVQIKASGYQAEFGGSLGGVINVVTRSGGNEFHGDVVGYYSGSAIRGRERNAVINDPSITTPTLRDFNFEDRGQALTDSRLEGGFGLGGYVIKDKLWFYINALPVFRSNTQPAIYLVPADAAHLKSTPFTDPAVLNIYNFDQTNNDLNFQAKLSAQPFKNMRLSVSFVNNYNLWEGGLPSRNGTSADSYDFAALGYGTPNYSISGNIDYTLGNNFMISARAGYFFLGTTNKLDPSQANTSFDPQYSFTLGNTTVSEVPAALRRPTGYLSISTQALIYPFEVDEESNLSAGTDFTYFMNLAGEHAWKAGLAFTRANVNKANMHNAPTIMYSGWRGAPSYAYTRVSAEVRGGPHSRVNLDFPHTGQYGEFGNVSSNRLAIYLQDSWTIANKLTLNFGVRLEQENVPSFNDDPAYEEYWNRDVVKWGLLDKISPRFGFVYDVLGDSSLKVYGSYGVYNDTMELDMALGSFGGMRWISDYYYIYDFSKIFEFGKLKADGTRDYSAGTYRSSTNYRSQYWSYLDPDLKPMAQSELTFGIEKKLSDDLSLSARGTWRKLIRTIDDVGLQVPNAAGDGFDEMYKITNPGYGFSRPISQGGLMSDDFWPCPKAVRDYKALNISLEKRMSNNWMGGLNLTLSRLFGNYTGIVSGDEAIAGTMGTGRPDGNVTRYFDIWWMPYTSSGKEELANGPLPTDRPLVVKAYGSYVFPFGVTVGGVFDWMMGTPRSTEFFIDSAAGYYPLGRNDMGRTPALWFLNLYAEYNLKLGKNTLQFSVNVDNVTNNDTGIYYYNCINNRSVYTYWNQAASRSSALAKDYDGNGIISVADTIATIKNGYDLFAMEGTWPQANNKWTRDPRYGKAVLFQLPITARLGVKFIF
- a CDS encoding TonB-dependent receptor, yielding MKSVRCFALLAISVLLFAGALSAQQTTAKIFGVVQLEDGSLVPGVNVEATSPKLVGKAVTVTDENGSFRLVNLSPGTYKVIFTLQGFQTVIRDNVSLVAEQTLNLKVEIKLGNLEEAITITGQTALIDVKSTSKGMTLTKEMFDVLPKGRNFDGLVAVIPGAVNENMLGGLSIDGSSGGENMFYMDGQNTNSVFGGQNAQQAAFDFVDEVQVKASGYQAEFGGSLGGVINVVTRSGGNEFHGDVVGYYSGSALRGAERDTTILDPKISAPTMRVFNYEDRGQALTDSRLEGGFGIGGYIVKDKLWFYVNALPVFRNNKQPAIYLYPANAAHAASDPFAPTPVINTYSFTSNTNDLNFQAKLSAQPFKNLRFSLSFINNYNYFEGALPSRNGQSSDSYAFGDLGYGFPNWSTSANIDYTLGNNFMISARAGYFFLGTNNNLADSSLNVNGDPIYQMVVGNGSITAVPAAMRHGTGWTSQSFQAMTAPFEVDEQFNLSAGTDVTYFLNLAGEHAWKAGFSFTRAGVNRNQMFNAPYVRFSGWRDKTATTTFRVTVDVRGGVVGQPGGSRTNPFFSNTGQYGAFGDVKSNRMAVYLQDSWTIANKLTLNFGVRLEKENVPSFNDDPAWSQYIGADVIKWGFFDKISPRLGFVYDVMGDSSFKIFGSYGIYNDTMELDMAQGSFGGFRWIRSLYYLSDPTRLYDIGKVKADGTRDWSMLTFRAFTDYRAQYWDGLDPDIKPMAQSEMSLGIEKKISDDLSFSARGTWRQLIRTIDDVGIVVPFEGGYNEVYNITNPGYGLSRPISQGGNMPDDYWPTPKAQRDYKALNLALDKRMSNNWMGGVNLTLSRLFGNYTGSVSADEAIAGGGNGRTDANVTRYFDFWWIGYKSNGKEETSNGLLPTDRPIVAKAYGSYAFPFGLTLGGVFNYMSGTPRTTEFYIDTAAGYYPLGRNDLGRTPSLWFVNAYAEYNLKLGKNTLQFSINIDNATNNDAATWYYTTINDRGQNFNFEFPGVSNITGGDGNGAATVAFIKAGYDLFAFETSTYPQGTDKWLRDPRYNKPILYQLPITARLGVKFIF
- a CDS encoding sulfatase-like hydrolase/transferase, producing the protein MKKKLVRYLLPALLIVVAAVFSLLRFYHKTGKPPLNLLLITLDTTRADRLGCYGDKQAVTPVLDALALSGILFENCQSPVPLTLPAHCSLFTGRWPIGHGVRNNGSYKLNEAEKTLAEELEAAGYDTVAIVAAYVLKSKFGLAQGFNLYDDRFAYEEKAGNIDAEIPADRVYDKFRIWLGLGHKKPFFLWVHFYDAHKPYAPPPAYLPAAGGDAYRGEVAYVDSYIGRMIVDLKEHRLFERTLIVVVGDHGEAFGEHGEKGHGIFCYDESLRVPLILANPFLIKKPARVVRPASLVDVVPTVLEMLGVAAAETWQGKSQVAAMAAGVKEDSRPLYFESMYGRELKNWAPLTGLIKGGFKYISLPQAELYDLKNDPAEKDNLFFKKNILSRQMDRELAAFISERWAAGKPSAPTALSAEDKAKLAALGYVSGFAPAGISAAGVDPKTGIGYEARFSDMSAALDRGETARVEAEALRLRDETAGLKLSLAYLMLDYVYKRTRQWDKLEANLRRACELFKDTPGQVMIFRINLLEFYLANGRLNSAEALAKAMLRSDPEKIRVLEVLGEICEKRRDWPGALDWYSQANRSESNNATLTKKKISLLLKTGDKQAALAASETLLQSADGASDSELLFSTAMLAFETGDSGRSEALLLRLCEIQPTAQRWFDYALVLGRNGKFIQAIAVMEKALATTPNDLDAERLQAANKALRVWKSRQR